A window of the Streptomyces finlayi genome harbors these coding sequences:
- a CDS encoding PLP-dependent cysteine synthase family protein, producing MDTSGHRRDGGAAVTVDIDRSDLEYRAWLKEAVRKVHADANRSADTHLLRFPLPEQWGIDLYLKDESTHPTGSLKHRLARSLFLYGLCNGWIRKGKPVIEASSGSTAVSEAYFARLIGVPFVAVMPRTTSPEKCRLIEFHGGQCHFVDDSRMLYEESARLAAETGGHYMDQFTYAERATDWRGNNNIAESIYQQLRLERYPEPAWIVATAGTGGTSATIARYVHYMQYDTRICVPDPENSCFFDGWTNDNPLATSDCGSRIEGIGRPRMEPSFLPGAIDRMMKVPDAASVAAVRALERAIGRKAGGSTGTGLWSALKLVAEMVEQGSTGSIVTLICDPGDRYLDKYYSDSWLTAQGLDIAPYTGTIDSFLATGSWRA from the coding sequence ATGGACACCAGTGGGCACAGACGTGACGGCGGTGCTGCGGTGACCGTGGACATCGACCGTTCCGACCTCGAGTACCGGGCCTGGCTGAAGGAAGCCGTACGCAAGGTCCATGCCGACGCCAACCGCTCGGCCGACACGCACCTCCTGCGGTTCCCGCTGCCCGAGCAGTGGGGGATCGACCTCTACCTCAAGGACGAGTCGACGCATCCCACCGGCAGCCTCAAGCACCGGCTCGCCCGTTCGCTCTTCCTGTACGGGCTCTGCAACGGCTGGATCCGCAAGGGTAAGCCGGTTATCGAGGCGTCCAGCGGTTCGACGGCCGTGTCGGAGGCGTACTTCGCAAGGCTGATCGGGGTGCCGTTCGTCGCCGTGATGCCGCGTACCACCAGCCCGGAGAAGTGCCGGCTCATCGAATTCCACGGCGGGCAGTGCCACTTCGTCGACGACTCCAGGATGCTGTACGAGGAGTCCGCGCGCCTCGCCGCCGAGACCGGCGGCCATTACATGGACCAGTTCACCTACGCGGAACGGGCGACGGACTGGCGCGGCAACAACAACATCGCGGAGTCCATCTACCAGCAGCTTCGGCTGGAGAGGTATCCGGAGCCGGCGTGGATCGTCGCGACGGCGGGAACGGGCGGCACCTCCGCGACGATCGCCCGCTACGTGCACTACATGCAGTACGACACCCGGATCTGTGTGCCCGACCCCGAGAACTCCTGTTTCTTCGACGGCTGGACCAACGACAACCCACTGGCCACCAGCGACTGCGGCTCCCGCATCGAGGGCATCGGCAGGCCCCGGATGGAACCCAGCTTCCTGCCGGGCGCCATCGACCGGATGATGAAGGTGCCGGACGCGGCCAGTGTCGCCGCGGTACGCGCGCTGGAACGTGCCATCGGCCGCAAGGCGGGCGGCTCCACGGGTACGGGATTGTGGAGTGCGCTGAAGCTGGTCGCCGAGATGGTGGAACAGGGCAGCACCGGCAGCATCGTCACGCTGATCTGCGACCCGGGCGACCGCTACCTCGACAAGTACTACTCCGACAGCTGGCTCACCGCACAGGGCCTGGACATCGCCCCGTACACCGGGACGATCGACTCCTTCCTGGCCACCGGGAGCTGGCGGGCGTAG
- a CDS encoding dipeptidase, producing MTARPIFETVAALMPRAEQELAELVAFRSVADPAQFPKSECEGAARWVADALRAEDFQDVALLDTPDGTQSVYGFLPGPAGAPTVLLYAHYDVQPPLDESAWLSPPFELTNRDGRWFGRGAADCKGGFIMHLLALRALKANGGVPVSVKVIVEGSEEQGTGGLERYAEAHPGLLTADTIVIGDTGNFRVGLPTVTATLRGMTMLRVTLDTLEGNLHSGQFGGAAPDALAAMIELLSSLRAADGTTTVDGLTTDAEWDGLQYPEAEFRKDAKVLDGVELIGTGTVADRIWARPAVTVIGIDCPPVVGATPSLQASARAQISLRIPPGRDAVEATELLTAHLESHTPWGARITVEQIGQGQPFRADITSPAYTSMADAMRVAYPGEEMQSSGMGGSIPLCNTLAGLYPAAEILLIGLSEPEAQIHAVNESVSPEELERLSVTEALFLRNYAESKKV from the coding sequence ATGACCGCCCGTCCGATTTTCGAGACCGTCGCCGCGCTGATGCCCCGTGCCGAGCAGGAGCTGGCCGAGCTGGTGGCGTTCCGGTCGGTGGCGGACCCCGCGCAGTTCCCGAAGAGCGAGTGCGAGGGGGCCGCCCGCTGGGTGGCCGACGCGCTGCGCGCCGAGGACTTCCAGGACGTCGCCCTGCTCGACACACCTGACGGCACCCAGTCCGTCTACGGCTTCCTGCCCGGCCCCGCCGGTGCACCGACCGTACTGCTCTACGCGCACTACGACGTACAGCCGCCGCTCGACGAGTCCGCCTGGCTGTCCCCGCCGTTCGAGCTGACGAACCGCGACGGCAGGTGGTTCGGGCGCGGCGCCGCCGACTGCAAGGGCGGCTTCATCATGCATCTGCTCGCGCTGCGCGCCCTCAAGGCGAACGGTGGGGTCCCGGTCTCCGTCAAGGTGATCGTGGAAGGCTCCGAGGAGCAGGGCACCGGCGGTCTCGAACGGTACGCCGAGGCACACCCCGGCCTGCTGACGGCCGACACGATCGTCATCGGTGACACCGGGAACTTCCGGGTCGGCCTGCCCACGGTCACCGCGACCCTGCGCGGAATGACGATGCTGCGGGTGACGCTCGACACCCTCGAAGGGAACCTGCACTCGGGGCAGTTCGGCGGCGCGGCCCCCGATGCGCTGGCCGCGATGATCGAACTGCTGTCGTCGCTGCGCGCGGCGGACGGTACGACCACGGTGGACGGCCTCACCACGGACGCGGAGTGGGACGGGCTGCAGTACCCCGAGGCCGAGTTCCGCAAGGACGCGAAGGTACTGGACGGTGTGGAGCTGATCGGTACGGGTACGGTCGCGGACCGCATCTGGGCGCGGCCCGCCGTCACCGTCATCGGGATCGACTGCCCGCCCGTCGTGGGGGCCACGCCGTCGCTCCAGGCGAGCGCGCGGGCCCAGATCAGCCTGCGGATCCCGCCGGGCAGGGACGCCGTCGAGGCGACCGAGCTGCTGACCGCGCATCTGGAGTCGCACACTCCCTGGGGTGCGCGGATCACCGTGGAGCAGATCGGCCAGGGCCAGCCGTTCCGCGCCGACATCACCAGCCCCGCGTACACGTCGATGGCGGACGCCATGCGGGTGGCGTACCCGGGCGAGGAGATGCAGTCCTCCGGTATGGGCGGCTCGATCCCGCTGTGCAACACGCTGGCCGGCCTGTACCCGGCGGCGGAGATCCTGCTGATCGGCCTGAGTGAGCCCGAGGCCCAGATCCACGCCGTGAACGAGAGTGTGTCGCCCGAGGAACTGGAGCGGCTTTCGGTCACCGAGGCGCTGTTCCTGCGGAACTACGCGGAGTCGAAGAAGGTCTGA
- a CDS encoding NUDIX domain-containing protein: protein MIVWINGAFGVGKTSAACGLIDLIPNSTLYDPELTGEGLTHLLPQKKLAEVTDFQDLPIWRRLVVDTAAALLAELPGVLVVPMTLLRQEYRDEIFGGLAARRIPVRHVLLSPEETILRARIAGQEGCADDPERGERFQGRSLDHIEPYRAALGWITADAHTIDTSALTPQETAERIADAVRTGAARECEIVQTPEPAGETVAAGVLLFDEEDRVLLVDPTYKPGWEFPGGVVEAGEAPAQAGIREVAEEIGLRLDAVPKLLLVDWEAPRPPGYGGLRFLFDGGLLRAETAGRLVLPGDELRDWRFVTEEEAASLLPPLRYERLRWALRARERNTVLNLEAGVPVG, encoded by the coding sequence GTGATCGTCTGGATCAACGGTGCGTTCGGCGTGGGCAAGACGAGCGCCGCGTGCGGACTGATCGATCTGATCCCGAACAGCACGCTGTACGACCCCGAGCTGACCGGTGAGGGGCTGACGCACCTGCTGCCGCAGAAGAAGCTCGCCGAGGTGACCGATTTCCAGGACCTGCCGATCTGGCGGCGTCTCGTGGTGGACACGGCGGCCGCGCTCCTCGCGGAACTCCCCGGGGTGCTGGTCGTGCCGATGACGCTGCTGAGGCAGGAGTACCGCGACGAGATCTTCGGAGGACTCGCCGCCCGGCGGATTCCTGTGCGCCATGTACTGCTCTCACCTGAGGAAACGATCCTGCGTGCCCGTATCGCCGGGCAGGAGGGATGCGCGGACGACCCCGAGCGCGGAGAGCGGTTCCAGGGGCGGTCCCTGGACCACATCGAGCCCTACCGGGCGGCCCTCGGCTGGATCACGGCGGACGCCCACACGATCGACACCAGCGCCCTCACCCCGCAGGAGACGGCCGAGCGCATAGCCGACGCCGTGCGCACCGGGGCGGCCCGCGAGTGCGAGATCGTGCAGACCCCGGAACCCGCCGGGGAGACGGTTGCCGCAGGAGTTCTGCTCTTCGACGAGGAGGACCGGGTCCTGCTCGTCGACCCGACCTACAAGCCGGGCTGGGAATTCCCCGGCGGTGTCGTCGAAGCGGGTGAGGCGCCGGCGCAGGCCGGAATCCGGGAGGTCGCCGAGGAGATAGGGCTGCGCCTCGACGCCGTACCGAAGCTTCTGCTCGTCGACTGGGAGGCACCCCGGCCGCCCGGCTACGGCGGACTGCGCTTCCTCTTCGACGGCGGACTGCTGCGCGCGGAGACCGCCGGCCGACTGGTGCTGCCCGGTGACGAACTGCGCGACTGGCGCTTCGTCACCGAGGAGGAAGCGGCTTCCCTGCTGCCGCCCCTGCGCTACGAACGGCTGCGGTGGGCGCTGCGGGCCCGCGAGCGGAACACGGTGCTCAATCTGGAGGCCGGAGTACCGGTGGGCTGA
- a CDS encoding MFS transporter — protein sequence MPQLNKLRTAVPGGTGGDTAPPSSARLRTALTLFFALDGFLFAGWVVRIPAIKQQTGATASTLGLALLGVSAGAVITMMLTGRLCRRYGSHAVTVVCAVLLSLSIALPARTHSPLGLGLVLLVFGAAYGGANVAMNSAAVDLVATLRRPVMPSFHAAFSLGGMIGAGLGGLVAGRLSAATHLTALTCIGLLLTAVAGPALMRHKNASAATAPGRPATAPPRRLSGRARRIVLLFGVIALCTAYGEGALADWGALHLAQDLNAAPGLAAAGYSLFALTMTIGRLSGTAMLERLGQTRTLALGGATAAAGMLLGALAPTTWLALVGFAVTGLGLANIFPVAVGRAGELAGPSGVAAASTLGYGGMLLGPPAIGFLADWFSLPVALTTVALLAAAAAVLGFGARNATHA from the coding sequence GTGCCGCAACTAAACAAACTGCGGACGGCCGTACCGGGGGGAACTGGCGGAGACACCGCCCCACCCTCGTCGGCCCGACTCCGTACCGCCCTGACCCTGTTCTTCGCCCTCGACGGCTTCCTCTTCGCCGGCTGGGTGGTCCGCATTCCGGCCATCAAGCAGCAGACCGGCGCCACCGCCTCCACCCTCGGACTCGCCCTGCTGGGCGTCTCCGCCGGCGCCGTGATCACCATGATGCTCACGGGCAGGCTCTGCCGGCGTTACGGAAGTCACGCCGTCACCGTCGTCTGCGCCGTGCTTCTCTCCCTGAGCATCGCGCTGCCCGCCCGCACCCACTCGCCGCTCGGCCTCGGGCTGGTCCTGCTGGTGTTCGGCGCCGCGTACGGCGGCGCGAACGTGGCGATGAACAGTGCCGCAGTCGACCTCGTGGCCACCCTCCGCCGCCCGGTGATGCCGAGTTTCCACGCCGCGTTCAGCCTCGGCGGCATGATCGGCGCCGGGCTCGGCGGGCTGGTCGCCGGACGCCTGTCCGCCGCCACGCACCTGACCGCACTCACCTGCATCGGGCTGCTGCTGACCGCGGTTGCCGGACCGGCGCTGATGCGCCACAAGAACGCCTCCGCAGCAACCGCCCCCGGACGGCCCGCCACCGCTCCCCCGCGGCGGCTGAGCGGAAGGGCCCGCCGGATCGTGCTCCTCTTCGGCGTCATAGCCCTCTGCACCGCGTACGGCGAAGGCGCACTGGCCGACTGGGGCGCCCTGCACCTGGCGCAGGACCTGAACGCCGCTCCCGGCCTCGCCGCCGCCGGGTACTCCCTGTTCGCCCTGACCATGACCATCGGCCGGCTCAGCGGCACAGCCATGCTGGAGCGCCTCGGCCAGACCCGTACGCTCGCCCTCGGCGGCGCGACCGCCGCGGCCGGAATGCTGCTCGGAGCGCTCGCACCGACCACCTGGCTCGCCCTTGTCGGCTTCGCCGTCACCGGCCTGGGACTGGCCAACATCTTCCCCGTCGCGGTCGGCCGGGCCGGCGAGCTCGCGGGGCCCAGCGGAGTGGCCGCCGCTTCGACACTCGGTTACGGCGGAATGCTGCTGGGTCCGCCCGCCATCGGATTCCTGGCCGACTGGTTCTCCCTGCCGGTGGCCCTCACGACGGTGGCGCTCCTCGCCGCGGCCGCGGCGGTGCTGGGGTTCGGCGCGCGCAACGCCACGCATGCGTGA
- a CDS encoding SRPBCC family protein: MARRLRPVGLDFVASAPLRLVFASELSAPPEVVYRALAEDVESWPGWFTSVTDARPADGGAGRVVRLKGGTVFRETIVAREPGERYAYRVDETNAPGMTALLEEWRLTPAVTGTRVQWTFATDGGTLFRFGLRLGRAGLGRAFRGAVRNLGRRLDQAAA; this comes from the coding sequence ATGGCACGCCGACTCCGCCCCGTGGGGCTCGACTTCGTCGCTTCCGCCCCGCTGCGCCTGGTCTTCGCCTCCGAGCTGTCCGCGCCACCGGAGGTGGTGTACCGGGCACTCGCCGAGGATGTGGAGTCCTGGCCGGGCTGGTTCACCTCGGTGACGGACGCGCGGCCCGCCGACGGCGGCGCGGGCCGGGTGGTCCGGCTCAAGGGCGGCACCGTGTTCCGGGAGACGATCGTCGCGCGGGAGCCCGGCGAGCGGTACGCCTACCGGGTCGATGAGACCAACGCCCCCGGGATGACTGCTTTGTTGGAGGAGTGGCGGCTCACTCCCGCGGTCACGGGGACACGGGTGCAGTGGACGTTCGCCACGGATGGCGGGACCTTGTTCCGGTTCGGATTGCGGCTGGGGCGTGCGGGGCTCGGGCGGGCCTTCCGGGGCGCCGTGCGCAACCTCGGGCGGCGGCTGGACCAGGCCGCCGCCTGA
- a CDS encoding geranylgeranyl reductase family protein: protein MSSENADAGREHEEPSVPESVWDVVVVGAGPGGASAAYAAAVAGRRVLLLEKAELPRYKTCGGGIIGYSRDSLPPGFELPLRDRIHAVTFSLNGKFARTRRSRRMLFGLINRPEFDAGLVEHAQKAGAELRTGVAVVRVEQHGSAVPDRRTVAVVLAGGETVLARAVVGADGSAGRIGAHVGVKLDQVDLGLEAEIPVPETVAEDWAGRVLIDWGPMPGSYGWVFPKGDTLTVGVISARGDGAGTKRYLEDFIARLGLAGFEPKISSGHLTRCRSDDSPLSRGRVLVCGDAAGLLEPWTREGISFALRSGRLAGEWAVRVAESHDAVDARRQALNYAFAIKAGLGVEMSVGRRMLKLFERRPGVLHAVLTGFRPAWTAFAGVTRGTTSLAELVRTHPLAQRALAAMDR from the coding sequence GTGAGCAGCGAGAACGCAGACGCCGGACGTGAGCACGAAGAGCCGTCGGTACCGGAGTCGGTATGGGACGTGGTCGTAGTCGGCGCGGGTCCGGGCGGAGCCTCCGCGGCGTATGCGGCGGCCGTCGCAGGCCGACGGGTGCTCCTGCTGGAGAAGGCGGAACTGCCGCGGTACAAGACGTGTGGCGGCGGCATCATCGGATATTCGCGCGACTCCCTGCCGCCGGGCTTCGAACTGCCCCTGCGGGACAGGATCCACGCGGTGACCTTCTCGCTCAACGGGAAGTTCGCCCGTACGCGCCGGTCAAGGCGCATGCTCTTCGGACTGATCAACCGGCCCGAGTTCGACGCCGGACTGGTGGAGCACGCGCAGAAGGCGGGCGCCGAACTGCGCACGGGTGTCGCGGTGGTGCGCGTCGAGCAGCACGGTTCGGCCGTGCCGGACCGGCGTACGGTCGCCGTCGTGCTGGCCGGCGGTGAGACCGTTCTCGCCAGGGCGGTCGTCGGAGCCGATGGCAGTGCGGGCCGGATAGGGGCACATGTCGGGGTGAAGCTCGACCAGGTGGACCTCGGCCTGGAGGCGGAGATCCCGGTTCCGGAGACGGTCGCGGAGGACTGGGCGGGGCGGGTGCTCATCGACTGGGGCCCGATGCCCGGGAGTTACGGATGGGTGTTCCCCAAGGGCGACACGCTGACCGTCGGTGTGATCTCGGCGCGGGGGGACGGTGCGGGGACCAAGCGGTATCTGGAGGACTTCATCGCCCGGCTGGGGCTCGCCGGCTTCGAGCCGAAGATCTCCTCCGGCCATCTGACGCGCTGCCGCAGCGACGACTCGCCGCTCTCCCGCGGACGGGTACTGGTGTGCGGTGACGCGGCGGGACTGCTGGAGCCGTGGACCAGGGAGGGAATCTCCTTCGCCCTGCGTTCCGGGCGCCTCGCGGGGGAGTGGGCGGTCCGGGTCGCGGAGTCGCACGACGCGGTGGACGCGCGGCGTCAGGCCCTCAACTACGCCTTCGCCATCAAGGCGGGGCTGGGCGTCGAGATGAGCGTCGGCCGCCGCATGCTGAAGCTGTTCGAGCGCCGCCCCGGGGTGCTGCACGCGGTGCTGACGGGCTTCCGGCCCGCCTGGACTGCCTTCGCCGGAGTGACCCGGGGGACGACCTCGCTCGCCGAGCTGGTGCGGACCCACCCGCTGGCGCAGCGGGCCCTGGCCGCGATGGACCGTTAG
- a CDS encoding TetR/AcrR family transcriptional regulator, giving the protein MSKIKGARERARIEVTAAIKDEARRQLAADGAAKLSLRAVARELGMVSSALYRYFPSRDELLTALIVDAYDSVGETAEAARDAARAAPRRAAGRPAGARSGAGAPGPDSPGRHREQWTAVACAVREWALAHPHEYALIYGSPVPGYSAPQDTIGPASRVGLVLIDLLQDAYRTHGLAVLPLAEELRADAARMSADLAPDLPPAAVAGLVAAWAQLFGLISFEVFGQFNRVVEAREPLFRQAAGELARTVGLTDVRSASSARPHRD; this is encoded by the coding sequence ATGAGCAAGATCAAAGGAGCCCGGGAGCGCGCCCGTATCGAAGTGACCGCCGCGATCAAGGACGAGGCGAGGAGACAGCTCGCGGCGGACGGCGCCGCGAAACTGTCCCTGCGCGCGGTCGCCCGGGAACTGGGCATGGTCTCGTCCGCGCTCTACCGCTACTTCCCCAGCCGCGACGAGCTCCTCACGGCACTCATCGTCGACGCCTACGACTCCGTGGGCGAGACGGCGGAAGCGGCACGGGACGCCGCCCGCGCCGCTCCCCGTAGAGCGGCCGGCCGGCCTGCGGGGGCGCGCTCGGGTGCGGGGGCACCGGGTCCGGACTCTCCCGGACGGCACCGGGAGCAGTGGACGGCGGTCGCCTGCGCCGTACGGGAATGGGCCCTCGCCCATCCCCATGAGTACGCCCTGATCTACGGGTCGCCGGTCCCTGGTTACAGCGCCCCGCAGGACACGATCGGCCCTGCCTCCCGGGTGGGGCTGGTCCTCATCGATCTCCTCCAGGACGCCTACCGAACCCATGGCCTGGCGGTTTTGCCCCTTGCGGAAGAACTGCGTGCCGATGCCGCCCGCATGTCGGCGGACCTCGCCCCCGACCTCCCGCCCGCAGCGGTGGCCGGGCTCGTCGCCGCATGGGCGCAGCTCTTCGGCCTGATCTCCTTCGAGGTCTTCGGCCAGTTCAACCGGGTCGTCGAGGCCAGGGAGCCGCTGTTCCGGCAGGCGGCGGGAGAGCTGGCCCGCACGGTGGGCCTGACAGACGTACGGTCCGCGTCCAGCGCCCGGCCGCACCGCGACTGA
- a CDS encoding nitroreductase family deazaflavin-dependent oxidoreductase encodes MSQPQPQPYYLRGNAFAVRMNSVIGWLARHGVSLLGTAELSVRGRKSEQMQRIPVNPHTHEGAQYLVSARGHSQWVRNMRAAGGGELRVGRRNRTFTAVEIADDEQKMLIVRAYLERWGWEVNQYFKGITAKSTDAELLAACPDHPVFRITVQD; translated from the coding sequence ATGTCCCAGCCGCAGCCACAGCCGTACTACCTTCGGGGAAACGCCTTCGCCGTCCGCATGAACAGCGTCATCGGCTGGCTCGCCCGGCACGGTGTCAGCCTGCTCGGCACGGCGGAGTTGTCCGTGCGCGGCCGCAAGAGCGAGCAGATGCAGCGCATCCCCGTGAACCCTCACACCCACGAGGGCGCTCAGTACCTCGTCTCGGCCCGCGGCCACTCCCAGTGGGTCCGCAACATGCGGGCCGCGGGCGGCGGCGAGCTTCGCGTGGGCCGCAGGAACCGGACCTTCACCGCCGTGGAGATCGCGGACGACGAGCAGAAGATGCTGATCGTCCGCGCCTACCTGGAGCGCTGGGGCTGGGAGGTCAACCAGTACTTCAAGGGCATCACCGCGAAGTCGACCGACGCGGAACTCCTCGCCGCCTGCCCCGACCACCCCGTCTTCCGGATCACCGTCCAGGACTGA
- a CDS encoding maleylpyruvate isomerase family mycothiol-dependent enzyme, with amino-acid sequence MKIAEHIKSLAAEGRSLAAATEKAGQGAPVATCPGWRVRDLLRHTGMVHRWATEFVAEGHTAYHPDGGEPDLDGAELLAWFPEGHELLVDALTAAPTGLDCWSFMPAPSPLAFWARRQAHETAVHRADAESALGGPLSPVGEALALDGIDELLTCFHARPKSRVRTDVPCTLRIRATDADAVWTVRLSAEPPQAVRHEGTSELAWVDCELSGEAGKLYFALRNRLPSSAVTLTGDEGPARMWAENSGVSWS; translated from the coding sequence ATGAAGATCGCCGAGCACATCAAGTCACTAGCCGCAGAGGGCCGTTCGCTTGCTGCGGCGACCGAGAAGGCGGGACAGGGCGCTCCGGTGGCGACCTGTCCCGGCTGGCGCGTGCGTGATCTGCTCCGCCACACCGGAATGGTGCACCGCTGGGCTACGGAGTTCGTGGCCGAGGGCCACACGGCGTACCACCCGGACGGCGGCGAACCCGATCTGGACGGGGCCGAGTTGCTCGCCTGGTTCCCTGAGGGTCACGAACTGCTCGTCGACGCGCTGACGGCCGCGCCCACCGGCCTCGACTGCTGGTCGTTCATGCCCGCGCCCTCCCCGCTGGCGTTCTGGGCGCGACGCCAGGCCCATGAGACCGCGGTGCACCGGGCGGACGCCGAATCGGCGCTCGGCGGACCACTGTCACCCGTCGGGGAAGCCCTCGCGCTGGACGGAATCGACGAACTGCTCACGTGCTTCCACGCCCGTCCGAAGAGCCGGGTGCGCACCGACGTACCGTGCACGCTGCGGATACGCGCCACGGACGCCGACGCGGTGTGGACCGTACGCCTGTCGGCCGAACCGCCACAGGCCGTACGCCACGAGGGCACCTCGGAACTCGCTTGGGTGGACTGCGAGTTGAGCGGCGAGGCCGGGAAGCTGTACTTCGCGCTCCGGAACCGGCTCCCCTCGTCAGCGGTCACGCTCACAGGTGACGAGGGGCCGGCCCGGATGTGGGCCGAGAACTCAGGGGTCAGTTGGTCGTGA
- a CDS encoding DUF6332 family protein, with product MGRRSQQDRDAITVEIGYALVSASFVAAAGFAGITAPALVLDLSDTAGRVLTAVGGTVAAFAFVARLVHVLWRFPRRPDGPPPPSQPSRTGRTSPDS from the coding sequence ATGGGACGACGCAGCCAGCAGGACCGCGACGCGATCACCGTCGAGATCGGTTACGCCCTGGTGAGCGCCTCCTTCGTGGCAGCGGCCGGATTCGCGGGCATCACCGCCCCGGCCCTGGTCCTGGATCTGTCCGACACCGCGGGCCGCGTCCTGACCGCCGTCGGCGGCACGGTCGCGGCCTTCGCCTTCGTCGCCCGTCTCGTCCACGTCCTGTGGCGATTCCCGCGCCGCCCGGACGGTCCCCCACCGCCGTCCCAGCCGAGCAGGACCGGCCGTACGAGCCCCGACTCGTAG
- a CDS encoding ROK family protein, with product MNGKATTTRTKLERGRSALGPALELVHTGRAPTRAVLTSELGVTRATAGAVAAELEALGLIRVDSSPGSAAGSQGRPSHRLAVSEAGPVALAAQVHADGFRAALVGLGGRIVATAPGCVAVMADPAQVLGEVVAAGAQLLRDTGLRCVGAGLAVPSAVAEPEGTALNPLHIAWPAGSPVREIFADCVRETGVTGPAFTGNDVNLAALAEHRHGAGRGAQHLLCVATGHRGVGGALVLDGRLHSGSSGLALEVGHLTVNAEGRPCHCGGRGCLDVETDPLAFLTAARREPGPEESLLKQAGDLLRTEYEDVAVRHAAEELIDRLGLGLAGLVNILNPDRIILGGLHRDLLDADPERLRAVVADRSLWGRSGSVPILPCTLAHNSLVGAAELAWQPVLDDPLAALA from the coding sequence ATGAACGGCAAGGCGACCACTACCCGGACCAAGTTGGAGCGGGGCCGCAGCGCGCTCGGACCCGCGCTGGAACTGGTCCACACCGGACGCGCGCCCACGCGCGCCGTCCTGACCTCCGAACTCGGCGTCACCCGCGCCACCGCGGGCGCGGTCGCCGCGGAGCTGGAGGCGCTCGGGCTCATTCGCGTCGACTCGAGCCCCGGCTCGGCCGCCGGATCGCAGGGCCGCCCCTCCCACCGGCTCGCCGTCAGCGAGGCCGGCCCGGTGGCGCTCGCCGCCCAGGTGCACGCCGACGGCTTCCGTGCCGCGCTCGTCGGACTCGGTGGCCGGATCGTCGCCACCGCGCCCGGCTGTGTCGCCGTGATGGCCGACCCTGCCCAGGTCCTCGGCGAAGTCGTCGCCGCCGGTGCCCAGTTGCTGCGCGACACCGGTCTGCGCTGTGTCGGCGCCGGGCTGGCCGTTCCCTCAGCCGTCGCCGAGCCGGAGGGTACGGCCCTCAACCCGCTGCACATCGCCTGGCCCGCGGGCTCGCCCGTCCGGGAGATCTTCGCCGACTGCGTCCGGGAGACAGGCGTCACCGGGCCCGCGTTCACCGGTAACGATGTCAACCTGGCCGCCCTCGCCGAACACCGGCACGGCGCCGGGCGCGGTGCGCAGCATCTCCTGTGTGTCGCCACCGGGCACCGCGGCGTGGGCGGCGCCCTGGTCCTCGACGGGCGCCTGCACAGCGGCAGTTCCGGGCTGGCGCTGGAGGTCGGGCACCTCACGGTGAACGCCGAGGGGCGGCCCTGCCACTGTGGCGGCCGTGGCTGCCTGGATGTCGAGACGGACCCGCTCGCCTTCCTCACGGCCGCCCGCAGGGAACCGGGGCCGGAGGAGTCGCTGCTCAAACAGGCCGGTGATCTGCTGCGTACGGAGTACGAGGACGTGGCGGTACGCCACGCCGCCGAGGAACTGATCGACCGGCTGGGCCTGGGTCTCGCCGGACTCGTCAACATCCTCAACCCCGACCGCATCATCCTCGGTGGTCTCCATCGCGACCTCCTCGACGCCGATCCGGAGCGGCTCCGCGCGGTGGTGGCCGACCGCAGCCTCTGGGGGCGCAGCGGCAGCGTTCCGATCCTGCCGTGCACCCTGGCGCACAACAGCCTGGTGGGCGCGGCCGAACTCGCCTGGCAGCCGGTGCTCGACGACCCGCTCGCCGCCCTGGCCTGA
- a CDS encoding ATP-binding protein — MISEPSRHCAVELQALPSRIGQVRRIISAQLRYWHLDPLIDQAALGVTELLTNVHRHAQPDKSCTVEIELLLDRLTVSVHDHDPRLPTLNDADSDATSGRGLALIAAVSESWGVRPADGAGKSVWFTLPAPCGTSTLPPLAVYGSTTDGPFAFAALETTAQPPARSAVVG; from the coding sequence GTGATCAGCGAGCCAAGCAGGCACTGCGCGGTGGAGCTCCAAGCCCTGCCGTCGCGGATCGGTCAGGTCCGCAGAATAATCTCGGCGCAACTGCGCTACTGGCATCTCGATCCTCTGATCGACCAGGCAGCGCTCGGCGTCACCGAACTGCTGACCAACGTCCACCGGCATGCACAGCCGGACAAATCATGCACCGTCGAGATCGAGCTGCTGCTCGACCGTCTGACGGTCTCCGTCCACGACCACGACCCACGTCTGCCGACCCTGAACGACGCCGACTCCGACGCCACCTCGGGTCGCGGACTGGCACTGATCGCCGCGGTCAGCGAGAGCTGGGGCGTGCGGCCGGCCGACGGGGCGGGCAAGAGCGTCTGGTTCACCCTCCCCGCGCCGTGCGGCACGTCCACGCTGCCGCCGCTCGCGGTGTACGGGTCGACCACCGACGGCCCGTTCGCCTTCGCCGCCCTGGAGACAACCGCACAACCGCCCGCCCGGTCGGCTGTCGTCGGCTGA